The Setaria italica strain Yugu1 chromosome IX, Setaria_italica_v2.0, whole genome shotgun sequence genome has a window encoding:
- the LOC101771881 gene encoding probable receptor-like protein kinase At5g24010, producing MVPPPTPRRIAVLLLGFLCSAAAVAAARYAPADNHLLACGAEAPALLPDGRRFVPDSGCASTRLRSPAATLASAAPPGSPPPPSPLHASARVFSCRASYDLAVRRRGHHILRLHFYPFGPALSVSRFHVGAGGLLLLHNFTASSPVVKEFVLPVDTDILVLTFVPESDSTAFINAIELVSAPEELVGDIGTLVTSGGAAQIDGLSSQVFETLYRITVAGRKVTPFNDTLWRTWVNDGKFLVNTDSTNYKVWSFSGRIAYPKGSRQMTRELAPDNVYSSARSVRPGANLTWVFPVPAGSRYLVRMHFCDIVSKALYQLYFNIYVNGNLAVKDFDLSSTTGFLAYPYYIDFIVDVEDEGMLKLAIGGLKQSRSDEVSGILNALEIMRMNKTSGGMDGNFPIALDTEYGVSKGIGEFARSLLCGFIFAGLFVALVMLVLRLRTELRNNSTAWSWKPMDSGEGKLAKAYQLVPSKTDY from the coding sequence aTGGTTCCCCCACCAACCCCTCGCCGCAtcgccgtgctcctcctcggcttcctttgctccgccgccgccgtcgccgccgcgcggtACGCCCCGGCGGACAACCACCTCCTCGCGTGCGGCGCGGAGGCCCCGGCCCTCCTCCCCGACGGCCGCCGCTTCGTCCCGGACTCCGGCTGCGCTTCCAcccgcctccgctcccccgccgcgaccctcgcctccgccgctccgcccggctccccgccgccgccttcccctcTCCATGCCTCCGCGCGGGTCTTCTCCTGCCGCGCTTCCTACGacctcgccgtccgccgccgcgggcaccACATCCTCCGCCTCCACTTCTACCCCTTCGGCCCCGCCCTCTCCGTGTCTCGCTTCCACGTCGGTGCCGGGGGGTTACTCCTCCTCCACAACTTCACGGCCTCGTCCCCCGTCGTGAAGGAGTTCGTCCTCCCCGTGGACACCGACATCCTCGTCCTCACCTTCGTCCCCGAGTCTGACTCGACCGCCTTCATCAACGCCATCGAGCTCGTCTCTGCGCCcgaggagctcgtcggcgacATTGGCACCCTCGTGACATCCGGTGGCGCCGCTCAGATCGACGGGTTGTCGTCTCAGGTGTTTGAAACTCTTTATaggatcaccgtcgccggccgtAAGGTCACGCCGTTCAATGACACACTGTGGCGGACATGGGTTAACGATGGGAAATTCCTCGTCAACACCGACTCTACCAACTACAAGGTATGGTCGTTCAGTGGCCGGATTGCTTATCCCAAGGGTAGCAGGCAGATGACCCGGGAACTGGCTCCCGACAATGTCTACAGCTCTGCGAGATCAGTGAGGCCAGGGGCCAATTTGACCTGGGTTTTTCCCGTGCCTGCTGGCAGCCGGTACCTGGTGCGCATGCACTTCTGTGACATTGTTAGCAAGGCGCTGTATCAGCTCTACTTCAATATCTACGTCAATGGCAATCTTGCAGTCAAGGATTTCGATCTCTCCAGCACCACCGGATTCTTGGCCTATCCTTATTACATTGACTTTATTGTCGACGTGGAGGATGAGGGGATGCTGAAATTGGCCATCGGTGGCTTGAAGCAAAGCCGGTCTGATGAAGTAAGCGGTATCCTTAATGCGCTGGAGATAATGAGGATGAACAAGACAAGTGGCGGTATGGATGGGAACTTCCCAATTGCGCTGGACACGGAGTATGGGGTGAGTAAGGGGATTGGGGAATTCGCCCGCTCCCTGCTTTGTGGTTTCATCTTTGCTGGGTTGTTTGTGGCTTTGGTCATGCTGGTGCTGAGGTTGAGGACCGAGCTGAGGAATAATAGTACAGCTTGGTCTTGGAAACCAATGGACTCCGGTGAAGGGAAATTGGCTAAAGCATATCAGCTTGTGCCCAGTAAAACAGATTATTGA
- the LOC101771485 gene encoding uncharacterized protein LOC101771485, giving the protein MGLPSAHALPTPSPRALVTRARRPAALMEVASLQHLGDSFSRSWLKRGAQAAPPPFDADLGHSFGSSRSFIDMDPAELFSMRWTTTAPPPETDFEFGLPGGGGGSSDPPSPVLVSASQIIRDGRLLPSEPVSRRSGAQQHHGDRVADLPSAPRSSPSSPLYHSAQSTPASLSSCSSGRSGVAGGKNASARPPPLFAAGRRGRPSSWKILVQYLRFLMPLYRKVRALRRFSAPRPRVAPASPARASTSSMEWCHGNADTAVRDAILYCKKSSGQDL; this is encoded by the exons ATGGGCCTGCCCTCAGCGCACGCATTGCCCACCCCATCGCCGCGTGCTCTGGTAACTCGCGCACGACGCCCGGCCGCGCTCATGGAAGTCGCCTCGCTGCAGCACCTCGGCGACAGCTTCTCCCGAAGCTGGCTCAAGCGCGGCGcgcaggcggcgccgccgccgttcgacGCCGACCTCGGCCATTCCTTCGGCAGCTCCAGGTCCTTCATCGACATGGACCCCGCCGAGCTCTTCTCCATGCGGTGGAccaccacggcgccgccgccggagaccgACTTCGAGTTCGGCTTgcccgggggcggcggcgggagcagtgACCCGCCGTCCCCGGTGCTGGTCAGCGCCAGCCAGATCATCCGTgacggccgcctcctccccagcGAGCCCGTCTCCCGCCGCTCCGGTGCCCAACAACATCACGGGGACCGCGTCGCCGACCTGCCCAGCGCGCCGCGGTcgtcgccctcgtcgccgctgtACCACTCGGCCCAGAGCACGCCGGCCTCGCTGAGCTCGTGCTCCAGCGGGAGgagcggcgtcgccggcggcaagaACGCCTccgccaggccgccgccgctcttcgCCGCCgggaggcgcggccggccgTCGTCGTGGAAGATACTGGTGCAGTACCTCCGGTTCCTGATGCCGCTGTACCGGAAGGTGAGGGCGCTGCGGCGGTTCTCGGCGCCGAGGCCCAGGGTCGCGCCGGCGAGcccggcgcgcgcgtccacgTCGAGCATGGAGTGGTGCCACGGCAATGCCGACACGGCCGTCCGCGACGCCATCCTATACTGCAAGAAGTCCAGC GGACAAGATTTATAA